Within the Miscanthus floridulus cultivar M001 chromosome 17, ASM1932011v1, whole genome shotgun sequence genome, the region GCAGACCTCTTAGCACAAATCCTATCCACATCAACAAAATGCGCATGCCTAGAAGGCGTCACTGCAGAGGGCAGCTCTGCGCTGCATATTGCAGCCCGCCATGGGTACCTGAAGCTCGTTGAGATGATCTGTGATCAGGACATATCGCTCATCAAGGCAAGGAACAACCTGCTCGACACGCCTCTGATCTGCGCGGCAAGGGCTGGGCATGTGGATGTGGTCGATTACCTCATCCAGCTTGCTTCCGCCCAGCGAGATACTGAGTATGTACTGACTGAGGGCATGGAACTCTGGTGGGGCGACGGCGGTCCATGAGGCGGTTAGGAACGGCCATGCATCCGTCTTGGGAAAGCTCATGTCAAGGGAGGCAAGCCTTGCCGCGGTGGTTGATGGGCAAGGTGTATCCCCGCTCTACATGGTGGTTGTGTCCAACCAGGCTGACATGGTTGACATCTTGGTAACTGAATATCGTGAAGGTATTGTGAGATCGCCGGCGAGCTACGCTGGACCAGGTGGACAAACTGCACTGCATGCTGCGGTTTTTGCTAGAAACGGTACGATAACATGGATTCTTTCCTACACATCTTTCACTACCTAGTACCTACTATATCAGTTTTGTGTTTATTATATATACTTTATTTTTTATCTTTGATTTTTTTGTGCTAACGTCATGTACAAAAACAGATCGAGGTAGTATGAGATTGGCGTGGTATTCTCTTGTAGAAATAGAAAATGCATCTGTAGACTTGGTAGTGTTTTGTAATAAGCCAATAAGGGCTTGTTTGGTAGCCCTGCTTTTGTTCCTGATTCTGTGTGTAGTGATTCTCCTAGAAAAGTGATTATGTGGCTGAAATTGATTCTCTAGGATATAAACTATATGTAGGAAGTGATTCTGTGTGGTAAGTAAATCAGGAGAGGTTATTTTTTTTTCAGCTCCCAGCCTCCTATATTATTTGAGAGATTCAGCATAGAATTATTTGTCTATGATATACTGTTTGTGCGCCAGAGCTCCTCTTGAATTCAACTCTgagagctctaccaaacaggccTCAAGTGTTAAGTGTTCTCTTTTATTATAGTGgtaatcttttcttttcttttttagctCAAGAAATGTGAGTCCCTGCAACGCGGGGAGCCAACACTTGCGCAAAAGGCTGACAGCTCAGGAAGAACTGCCCTTCACTATGCAGCATCATCTGGGAAGACTGGAGTGGTCAAACTTTTACTGTTCAACAGCTTGCTTGCTTACATTCCAGATGACGACGGTCTCTATCCTGTACACTATGCTGCTATGGGCGGCTACTCAGAAATTATCCGTGAGATCATGGAGATATGCCCGAGCTGTGATGAGttggttgacaagaaacatagAAGTATTTTGCATTGCGCCGTCGAATTCGGGAAGACTAAGGTAGTGTGGTACATCTGCAGGAACCCAAAATTCAAGAGTATCATGAATGCGGGCGACAGTGAAGGAAACACACCACGGCATCTGGCTGTAAACCATGGGCATGTATTGCCTTCTTATGATGGATCTTAGGGTGAATCTTGGCATTATTAACCATAAGGGATTAACACCGTTAGATTTTGCCAGGAATGAGTATAGCCCTAAATATTCTTTCTCAACGGTACAACCCTACATCATGCACTTtcaacttttcttttctttttttggtctCGTAATATTATTTCCTTTTATGCAGTTCTTTGATGCTTATGTCGGCATTTCCTTATTACTCTGTGAAGCTGATTCCATTATATTCGACTTGGCTAGAAGTCAAGATATAATCATTGCTTGGAAGAAGAGTAGGAATCCAGCCGATACTCCGATGTGTCCCGGAGCATTTTATGTCTCTCAGGCCGCTCGTTGGCCTTGGCTCGGCAGTGCGGAGAGTTGCAGACGGGGGACGGGGACACAGCAGAGCAAAGGCCCAAAATACCGCTTCGCAGACTACACTTGCAGCTATATGTTTTCTTATATTCCTCCCGTCGCTGTTCAGAGCTCCATGTTTTTCATCTACGCCGGATAAACGGAAGGAGCAACTCGTCAGTGATTTAGGGGAGGAGAGATTCGCAGGGGAATTGCGCGAGTCCTCCGCCCCTGAGAAGGAGGACATAGCACTGGAGCATACCGCATAATGATCAAAATCTCGGTAACACTGTCGGCTACAACTCTAAGGTTCTGGCTTATTACTTTACTAGTATGAGTGCCTGGGCAACCATCATATAATAAGCATGATAGAGGTGAAGAATCAAATCAACTAAACACAATTCATTCTCCCCATAAAACAAAACAATTGATTCAAATCAATGCTCCTTTTGAATAGAACAACTATCTGTGCTTGTGAATTTGAGAGCAAACATGAGAGTACAAAGATACTAGCCATGCATATCATTGAAATACACTTGATAAAGAGGACATTGATTGG harbors:
- the LOC136515197 gene encoding ankyrin repeat-containing protein At5g02620-like; this translates as MSREASLAAVVDGQGVSPLYMVVVSNQADMVDILVTEYREGIVRSPASYAGPGGQTALHAALKKCESLQRGEPTLAQKADSSGRTALHYAASSGKTGVVKLLLFNSLLAYIPDDDGLYPVHYAAMGGYSEIIREIMEICPSCDELVDKKHRSILHCAVEFGKTKVVWYICRNPKFKSIMNAGDSEGNTPRHLAVNHGHVLPSYDGS